TTTCCATAATTACTCCAATAACCAGAAAGTTATTTAACAGGATCATAGCCACCCGGATGAAAGGGGTGACACTTCAGAATACGCAGCACGGAATACCACAGGGCGGCCAGTAATCCGTGCTTCTCAAAGGATTGTAATGAATAATCTGAACAGGAAGGATAAAACCGGCAGGAGGCTCCCTTGTAAGGGGAGATAAACTTTTGATAAAAACGAATGATGAGAATAGCTGTTTGTCTCAGCATGGCTTTATATACAGGCGTTCCAGAGCATTAGCCAATTCCCTGCAAACCTGCTGATAATTCAGCTGCTCTGCACCTCTCTTGGCAATGATATTGTAATAAGCAACAGCAAAATGTTG
This region of Geotalea daltonii FRC-32 genomic DNA includes:
- the yidD gene encoding membrane protein insertion efficiency factor YidD, which gives rise to MRQTAILIIRFYQKFISPYKGASCRFYPSCSDYSLQSFEKHGLLAALWYSVLRILKCHPFHPGGYDPVK